In Arthrobacter sp. CJ23, the genomic window TGTTCCACCTGCTCTCGCCGGCCCGGCGGCCCTTGGCGGTGACCGACGATCTGGCGTCGTTCTGGTCCGGACCGTATGCGCAGGTCCGTGCCGAGATGCGGGGCCGCTACCCGAAGCACCCGTGGCCGGAGGATCCGTGGACGGCCCAGGCAACGGCGAGGACCAAGGCCAGGATGTGAGGCCGGCCGCCGACGCCGGGCCGGCCGGGCTTCAGCCCGGATCCTTCAGCCGTCCCCGCGCTCTTTCGGCAGTCTTGCGCGCCCGCTCGGCGCGGCGGCCGGCGAGGGTGCGGCCCCGCCCGGCGGCCGCGGCCTCCTGGTCCGCACTGGCCAGCTCCCGCTGCAGCCGGGCCAGCTCCTCCTTCGCCTGCCGGACGTCGGCAGCGAGCTGGTCCCGCCGGGACCTTGCCTCGGCGAGCCGGAGCTCGGCGTCGGCGAGCTCTGCGTCTGCCGTGGCAGCACTGCGTTCCGCCTCCTGGACGGCGGCCTCCGCGCTGACGCGCAGGCGCTCCCCGGTCCCGGGCACCGCCGCCAGGGCACGTTCCGCCGGACGCGCCGTACCAGGGGCTGCCCCAGGCGGCGTTGTGGCCAGGGGGAGCGCCCTCGGCACGGCAACAGCATCATCAATCTCAACGGCGTCGATTCCCTCCGTGGCGAGCGCACGCACCAGTTGGCCGCTGCGGACAGCCTGGGCGGCACGGGGATCCGTCATGGCGGCACGCAGCGTGCGCTCGATCTCGCCCGCCGCGGCGTCGCTCACCCTGACACCGAGGCCGTCGGCCACCGCGCGGGCCTGCGCGACGGCACCGGCCAGGACGCGCGGCCGTTGCTGGCCAAGCTCCCGGAGGGCGGTGCGGTCCTGATCCTCCTGGGCCGTGCGCAGGGCCGCGCCGAGTTCCACGACGGCGTCGATTTCCGCCGGGCGCTGCTTCGCGAGCATGTTGATGGCCCAGGCCGGGACCGACGGCTTGGGCAGGCGGCCGATCCGGCGGGCCAGCTCTGCGTCGCCTCCGGACTTGGCTTCCTTGGCCCGGGTGTCTCGCGTAGCAGTGAACTCCGTAGGGAGCAGGGTGCAAAGCTCGACGGCGATGTCGGCGAGGTCCATCCCTCACCCCTCGGCTTCGGACGGCAGCATGATGAGGGCTACTCTGCGAAGAATCCGGCGAGCGTGCCTGCCATCGCCGCTGGCTCCCAGCTGTGGTTCGCGCCGGGAACGGTCTGCCGGCGCGCGTTCGCCAGATTGGCGATGATCGAATCGGCGGCCGCCGTCATCAACGGAAGGGCCCCTTCGCCGAGAATGACCACCGTGGGCTGGGTGATGGCTTGCCAGAGTTCCGTACGCGGGGCTGTTTGCGCCCAGGCAAGTGATTCCGAGTCGGCGCGGAGGCTAGGGCCAAGTCCGAGCATGATGGGCCATCCTGGGCTGTTCTTGGCGCCGGCGAGCCATTCCGCGGGCATGTCCTTCATGAAGTACTCGATGGTGCCGGGGCGGTCGCCGGCGTCGATGCGTTCCTGCAGCCCGGCCAGGAAGGCCGCGGCGTCCGTGCCGTTCTCGACGCCAAGGGGGACCTCCCACAGCGCCAGTTTGGTGATGGGGAGTCCCGCTGCCGCCGCTGCCAGGCTGATGGCACCGCCGGAAGAGCTGCCGTACAGTGCCGCCTGTCCGCCCGCCCTGTTGATGAGGGCGGCGAGGTCGTCGATCTCGTCCTGCAGGGTGAAGGAGGACGCGCCGGTGCTTTCGCCGCGTCCGCGCCGGTCATAGTTGACCACCGTGAACCCTTGCGCGGCCACATCCTTGGCCAGCTGGACGGTCCGGGGATCAAAGCCCCTGAACTGCATCGCCCCGGCAGCCAGGATCACCACCGGGCCTTCGCCGTCCTGCTCGTAGGCGATGCGGGTGCCGTCCTTCGACGTCACGAACTCGGACATGACGGATCCTCCTGGCGTTTGTTCCACGCTTCGATGTGCCGGACTTCCCTAACTCTCTGACTCTGTCCGCCGGGGGTCAAGACGAACGAGGTACCTCTTTCGACTCGAGCGGCCTAGCCGACTGACGTCCAGTTCCGCTCGTGGAGTCCCTGAAACCCGTCAAGGAGCAGGTCGAGGGCAAATTCGAACTCGAACTGGTCGTCGCAGCCGTGCCCGACGACGGACTCGTCGTCATGTGCTGCCGCCATGGCGATCTGAAAGAGGTTCGGATGGCTCTCTGCCATCTGCCGGGCCACGGCGGCCCGGGCCTCGACCGTTAAGCTTGGCTGCTCTGTGCCGTTCTGCCTCGCTGAGTCGTCGAACACCTCCTGGGTGAACCCCCACATGCGGCTGCCGATGGCATGCATGACGTGGTGGGTGAGGTCCGCGGAGAATCCGCCTGCCAGAAACATTCCCACGAACGTTTCCATGTACTCCAGCACGGCCGGCGTCGTGTTGGTGCGGGTCTCGACCACCGGGCGGGCCCAGGGATGCCGCAGGAGTGCGCGCCTGGCCGAGAGCACCCTCAGCCGGACCGCGCTCTTCCAGTGGGCATCGGGGACGGGAGGGTCGATTTCGCCGACGATGGTGTCCACCATGCCGTCCAGGAGTTCCTCTTTGTTGGCGACGTGCTTGTAGAGCGCCATGGGAACAACGCCGAGCTCCTGTGCGAGCCGACGCATGCTGAGTGCCTCGATGCCCACCTCGTCTGCCAGCGCGACGGCGGCCAGCAGCACGCGGTCCCGGTTCAGCGGCAGCCGTCGGCTTGCCTCCATGTGCTGGGTCATCTGAATCGCCTTCCAAAAGTGTTGCTCGGCCCTCCGTTGACAAGTGTACAACGTACACCTAGCCTGTGACTCATAAGGTGTACGCCGTACACCACTGAGCCCAAGGGCAAGCCATGACATCGGAAACCGCCAGCTCCATCCCCGTACTTCGCAGCCGCCGCCGGGCGCAGTGGCCCGTGCCCGCCGCGTTGATCCTTCTCAGCCTCATCCCGGTGATTGCCGGGGCGGCCCGTCTCTCCGAACTAACGGGTGGCGCCGCTGTGACGCCGCAGAACGTCCGGTTCTTCGCCTCGCCCATCCCGGTGGTGACGCACATTGTCAGTGTCACCGTTTACTGCCTGCTCGGGGCTTTCCAGTTCGTCCCTTCCCTTCGGCGCGGCAGGCGCCGGTGGCACCGGATCGCCGGACGCATCCTGGTGCCCGCGGGCCTGCTCGCTGCATTCTCGGGCTTGTGGATGTCGATGTTCTATGCCCTTCCGGCGGGTGACGGCGAGGCTCTCTTCGTTCTCCGCCTCATCTTTGGCTCGGCCATGGCGGCGAGCATCATCCTGGGTTTTCTGGCGGTTCGCCGGCGGGATTTCGTCAGGCACAGCGCGTGGATGACCCGCGCCTACGCGATCGCCCTGGGCGCAGGAACCCAAGCCGTGGTGTTCCTCTCCTGGATGCTTGCCGTAGGCCCGGCCGACGAGGCAACCCGTGCGGTGCTCATGGGTGCCTCCTGGGTGATCAACCTTGCGGTGGCCGAGTCTGTCATTCATCGGCGCTCGACGAGTCAGCCTTCCGCGAGTCGATGACAGGCCACCCGGTGCCAGTATCAGCTGTGCGCCCGCATGAATGCCGCCACTGGAGTGGCCAGGGATGCCCCCACCTCGGCAGCTGGACGCTTCTTCCCGGCAACGTCGAAGGAATGGTCGCCGCCCTCCAGCCATTGCAGTGTTGCGTTGGGCCCGATGCGGCCCACCACTCCCTCAAGGAGCTCCGGCGTCGCGAACGTATCCCGCGTGCCTTGCAGGAACAGCATGGGCGCGGTGAGTCCGTAGAGGTGCCCGTCCCGGAGCTTTTCCGGCTGGGCCGGCGGGTGCAGGGGGTAGCCGAGGTAGACCAAGCCGGCGGCCGGCATGCCCTCTGCCACGGCCATGGATGCCATGCGGCCGCCGAACGATTTGCCGGCCGCCCACAGGGGTTCACCGTCGGAGCTGGCCCTGGCCAGGTCCATGGCGGCCCGCCAGGCGGCAATTGCCGCGGGCGGACGGTCAGGGAACCTTCTGCCGGCCTCCCGGTAGGGGAAGTTGAAGCGTAGGGTGGCCACGCCGTCGTCGTTCAAGGCCCGGGCGAAACCTGCCAGGAACGGGTGCTCCATGCCGGCGCCGGCCCCGTGGGCAATGACCAAGGACGCGAAAGGCTTCTCCGGCCGCGCGTAGACGCCTGAAACGGAGACGTCGCCAACGGCGATGCTAACGGGGGATTCGTTCACCGTCATGTCTACTCGAACCGGGACGGGTCGCCCGTTCCGCGCCGCACCACTTCGGCCACTCCGCTGGAGAAGTCGACCACGGTGGTGGGCTCTGCGCCGCAGTCGCCGGAATCGAGCACGGCGTCCACCTCATGGTCGAGCCGTTCCTTGATTTCCCAGCCCTGGGTGAGCGGCTCGTCCTGGTCGGGCAGCAACAGGGTGCTGGAGAGCAACGGTTCGCCGAGTTCGGCCAGGAGTGCCTGCACCACTTTGTTGTCCGGGATTCGCACGCCCACGGTCTTCTTCTTGGGGTGCAGAAGCCGCTTGGGGACTTCCCGGGTGGCCGGCAGGATGAACGTGTAGCTGCCCGGAGTGACGGCCTTGATGCTACGGAACACGTCGTTGTCGATCATCACGAACTGCCCCAGCTGCGCAAAGTCCTTGCAGACCAGCGTGAAGTGGTGCTTGTCGTCCAGCTGGCGGATGGTCCGGATGCGGTCCAGGGCCTCCTTGTTGCCCAGCTGGGCCCCAAGCGCATAGCAGGAGTCGGTGGGGTAGGCGATCAGTCCGCCGGACCGGACCATCTGGACAATCTGGCCGATTGCGCGCGGCTGGGGATCCTGGGGGTGAACGTCGAAGTATCTGGCCATGCGAAGAGCCTAGCCCAGGCCCAGGACAAAGAGCCCAGGCCCCACACAAAGCCGGCTCAGGACAAGACGTCCTTGGTAGAGAACTTTCCGTAGGCGATGGCGCCGCACACGGCGATGTAGCCGGCCTGAAGCAGCGCATTCTCGCCGAACGAGGTCCACGAGATCGGCTGGCGCAACAGATCGGCGAAGCCCAGCCAGTGGTGGCTGAAGAGCCAGGGGTGCAGCCAGTCCAGCTGGGGCAGGTTGTCCAGGACCTGCGAGACCACGGACAGCACGATCGTGGCGGCCATGGCGCCCACCGGGACGTCCGTGAACGTGGAAATCATCAGGCCGATGGCCGAGAGCCCCAGCAAGGACACCGTGATGTAGGCGGCGATCAGCAGGGACCGCACGATGGATTCGCCGACGTCGATCGTGTCACCGGACAGCAGCGTCACCGGTCCCACGGGGAAGAGCGCGACGCCGGCCAGGGCGCCCGCCGCCGCGACGGTCGCCGTAGCGGCTGCGCAGAACACCACCGCCCCGGTGTATTTGACCAGAAGGAGGCGTACCCGGCCGGCGGGCGCCAGCAGCAGGTACCGGAGAGTCCCCAGGCTGGCCTCGCCGGCGATCGTGTCGCCGGCCACCACGCCCACGGTCAGCGGCAGGAACAGCGGCACGGAAACCACCAGTGCCGTGACGGCCACGAAGAGGCCGTTCTGGGTGATCCGGTCCAGGAACAGCGGCCCGCGTCCCGGCGTGGCGGGCCGGGAGGTGACCCGGACGGCCACGGCGATCAGGATGGGGATCGCAGCAAGCGCGAGAAGCATCGCCCACGTGCGGAGCCGGCGGAACAGCACGGTCAGCTCCGAGGCCATCAACGGCCAGCTTCCACCGGGCCGGCCGCGGGCGGCCGGCCCGGATTGCTCAAGCGACAAAGTGTTCAGCCGACAACGTCGAACCCCTCCCCGGTCAGGGACACAAACCGTTCCTCGAGGCTGGAACGCTCCACGGTGAAACCACGTACCCGGACACCGCCGGCCACGAGTGCCGCGACGATCGCTTCGGGCTCGACGCCGGGGCGGGCCAGCTCTGCCCACACAAGGGCTTCACCGGGGCGGGCTCCCGGTGCGCCCGGGGAGCCCGTGCCGTCCGGCGAACCCGACTCCAGCCCAAGCCCCGCCAGCACGCGGCCGGCGGTCCCGACGTCGGGCGTCAGGACCTGGACGCGCGTGCGGCCGGCGGCCCGGAGCCCGTCCAGCGTGCCCTGAGCGACGAGCCGTCCGGCGCTCATCACGCCCACATGGGTGCACATCTGTTCGACTTCGGCGAGGAGATGGCTGGAAACGAAGACCGTGGCACCCCCGTCAGTCAGGGAGCGCACCAGGTGCCGGACCTCGCGGGTGCCCTGCGGATCGAGGCCGTTGCTGGGCTCGTCCAGCACCAGCAGTTCACGCGGCCGGAGCAGGGCGTTCGCGATGCCGAGCCGCTGCTTCATGCCGAGGGAATAGGCGCGGACCTTTTTGCCGGCCGCGTGGGCCAGCCCGACACGGTCCAGCGCCTCGCCGACCCTCCGCCGCCGGGTTGCGGGGGACGCATGGCGGTCGGCGGTGTCCAGGCGGCTGAGGTTCGCCGCGCCACTGAGGAAGGGATAGAACGCCGGCCCTTCGACCAGCGCCCCGACCTCCGGTAGGACGCCGGCCAGCTCGCGCGGCATCTCCCGGCCCAGGACCCGGATGTCCCCGTGGTCGGCGGACGCCAAGCCCAGCAGCACGCGGATGGTGGTGGTCTTGCCGGAACCGTTGGGGCCCAGGAACCCGTACACGGAACCTCGCGGCACCGCCAGGTCGATGCGGTCGACGGCGGCACGCTGGCCAAAGTGCTTACTGAGCCCGTGGGTTTCGATCGCGAGGCCGCCGGGGGCGGCCGCGGCCGTCACCGGGTCATGGCTGCGGACTGCAGCCGCTCGAGGGGTACCATGCCCGCATACACGCGGCCGTCGTCGAGCAGCAGCGCAGTCGCCAGGGCCGTGCTGACCGCCCTGCCGCCCGGAACGGCCTGCGTGGCCTGGGCGAGAAGGGGATCGGCGCCGAATGCCACGGTGCCGGGCGGCAAGCCGATCACGGTGTCCCAACCGCTGCCGGAAACGGTGACACCGCCTGCCGCAGGGCCTCCCGGCGTTTCCGGCAGCGGCGGCACGGCCGGGTCGGCCGGTTTGGTACCTGGCGTGGGCGGGACAGCGGGCTTCGCGGGCGCGGCCAGCTCCTCTACGGTGGCGCCGGGCGGCGGCACAAAACTGAACAAGCCGGCGTCGGGCACTGCAAGGCTTAGCTCCGTAAAGGCGAGCGAGAAGGCGGGCTCGGCCTGTCCCCGTGCCCGCAACTCGACACCGAGCGGCAGGCCGGTCTCGGAGTCGACGTCGATGGCCACCGACTCAACCAGGGTTTCAGTGCTGCGGGGGTTCAGGACGAGGTGGTAGGCGCTGCGTCCCGCCACGCGGGAGGGCTGCCCCACCGTCACCTCGGTGCTGGGCTCGACGGCGGCAAGGAAGTGCTGGGCGAGTTGTTCAGGGATGGGCATCGCGGGCCGCGAGGGCAGGGGGCCTGCTGGCCTGGGGATCCTGGACTCCGGCAGGCCCGCTGCGGGCAGCTTCGCCGCGGGCAACTGAGCGTGGGCGGCGCTGTTGTCCGCCGAGTTGTACAGCCAGAGCTCGCTGCCGTTGAGGACCACGTCACGTTCGGCGAGCTGGTCCAGGATCTGCAGCCGGGCCTTGTCCGGACTGTCGAGGTAGACGCGTGCGGTGTGGGAACCGCTCAGCAGTTCAAGGACGGAGGCCGCACCGGGAACAGCGGTGGGCCCGGTGCGGGGCAGTTCGGGCAGGCCCAGTTCAGAGTTTTGTTCCAGGGTTCCGGAGAGCGCCCGGACATCGGAGGTGCCGATCATGGCCAGGATTTCCGCCGTACTTTTCTCCGGCAGGGTGACGGCGGCACCGGCCTGGAGGGACGCCGCCAGCGTCGCGGCGGCCAGCCCAAGGGGGACCAGCGCGGCCGGCAGCCAGTGCTGCCACGTGCGCATCACAACCACCAACCAACCGGGGTGCAGGCCATGGTTCCAGACTACTCCCGGCACCTCCCTGAGGCACCTGCCCACGGCGTTGGCCGGATGCCGACCGCACCCGGCCAACGCGGTATCGTCAGGCGGAAGTCACCAGGTTTCGGTCACCTTGAGCAGGCCCCGCGGCGCGTCGGGATCGTTGCCGCGGGCCACGGACAAGGCAAGGGCCAGCCGCTGCAGCGGGAGGATCTGCAGGATGGGGGACAGCTCCTCGGGGACGCCGCCCGGCAGCGGGATGACCAGTCCGCCGGAGGCCGCGGCAGCAGGGTCACCCACGATGCAGACGTGGGCGCCGCGCCCGGAGAGCCGCTCCAGGACCGGGCGCATGGCGTCGCCGCCGATGCCCTCGGGCACCACCGCGATCACCGGATGCTGGGCATCGATCATCGCGAACGGGCCATGCAGCAGGTCCGCCCCGGAGAAGGCCTGCGCCGGCAGGTAGGAGGTTTCCATGAGCTTCAGGGCGCCCTCCCTGGCTGTCGGGTACGAGTAGCCGCGGCCGGTGGTGATGATCCGGTCGGCGAAACGGTAACGGCCGGCCAGATCCAGCACGGTGTCGTCGTCGAGCACGGAAGCGGCCCAGTCCTGCAGCCCTGCCGCCCGGGTCCCGGTGCCGCCGCGCCAGGCGTCGATGAGCAGCCAGAGGGCCAGGAGCTGGGCGGTGTAGCTCTTGGTTGCGGCCACGGCGGTCTCGCTGCCCGCGAGGATGTCCAGATGGTGCTCTGCGGCCTGGGCCAGATTGGAGCCTGGTGAGTTGGTGAGCGCCACGGTCAGGGCGCCGCAGCGGCGCGCCGCCGCCGTCGACTCCACCAGGTCCGGGGAACCGCCGGACTGGCTGACGGCCAGCCACAGCACGCCGTCCAGCGCGGGGGTGGCGCCGTAGGCGGTTAGGGTCGACGGCGATGCGAGGCCGACCGGCAGGCCCATGCTGATTTCGATGAGGTACTTCGCGTACAGCGCGGCGTGGTCGCTGGTGCCGCGGGCGGCGAGCAGGACGAAGCGGGGCTTGGCCTTGCGGATGATGGCGGCCATGCCGCGGAAGGCCTCGAGGCCTTCTTTCAGCACGCGGGCCAGCACCAGGGGCTGTTCGCTGATTTCGCCGGCCATGCGCGTGCCGGGCAGCGCGGGCGTCGGGGAGGGGGAAGTGACTGTCATGGTTCCTGTCTGTCTATGGGGGAAGGCAAGGTATGTGGGGGCTCCGTGAGGGGGCGGCTCAGGCGCCGGCCTGGGCGAGTCCCCGGCGTGCGAGTTCGACGGCGCCGTGGACCGGGGCCCGTTCCAGCAGCCGGACCTTTCCGGGGTCCTCGGGCTCGAGCTTGCGGGCCACGGCGGCGGCGAGTTCAGGGTGCTTCAGGAGGAGGCCGCCGGCCAGGATCAGCGGCAGTTCGGTGCCGAGGCTGCCATGGACCTGCCGGGCCAGGGCAGCCAGCGCGTAGGCGGCGTCGGCCACGATGTGGGCGGCCTCCCGGTCTCCTGCGGCAGCGAGCTCGAAGACCAGTGAGGACAACCCGGCCCAGTAGCGTGGCTCGGGCTTCCGGTAGTAGAGGTCCATGAGCTGGAGGGGGTCGGCGCTGGTGGTGGCGGACAGCAAAGCCTGCGCCAGGGGACCCGGTTCCAGGCCGGCATAGTATTCGCGCAGCGTTTCGCGGACGGCATCGCGGACCACGGAGTAGCCGCCGCCCTCATCGCCCAGGAGGTAGCCGTAGCCGCCGGCGCGGGCCTCCCGCCCGTCGGGCGTCAGGCCCCAGGCCACCGAACCGGTGCCGGCCACCAGGACGGCACCGGACTGCAGCCCGGAAGCCGCGAGGATGATCCGGGTGTCATGCACGACGTCGATCCTGGCGCCGGGAAAATGCTCGGTGAGGAGCGCCGCGAGGACCGCGCGGTTGGCAGGCGTGTCGGCCCCCGCCGCACCGGCGTAGACGGCCTGGACGCCGTCGCCCAGTTCGGCGGCGATGCGCCGCAGCACGGCGTCCGCCCGCTGGTGCCCCAGCGAGGCGAGGTTGGCGCTGTCCTCGGTGAGCTCGACACCTTCTCCGGCAGCCGTGTCCGCACCGGACGCGGCCTTCAGCGCGTGGGTCTTGGAGCCGCCGATGTGCAGGCCCAGGACTGCCGGCGTCACCGCCGGCCTGCCAGCGTGGTTCCGGCCGGGGCGGATGCCACGGCGGCGGTGGCCGGCTGCTGCCCGGGGACGGGCGTGTGCCTGAGGTCTTGCAGGATCGACATCTTGGTCCCTTTGGATCTGGTGAAAGTGGGGGAGTTGCGGAGTATTTCGGAATTGGTTTAGACCAACTTTCACCAGATTGGCATAGACCAATCCCGCTGTCCACAAGTAGGATGTCCAATATGTCCGCTGATGCCGTACCCGCTTTGCCCAAGTACTACCTGCTCAAGACCGAGATTCTGCAGCTCATTGCCCAGGAACCGCCGGGCGCCATGATCCCCACGGAGCGGGCCCTGGCGGAGCGTTACAAAACGTCACGCACCACGGTGCGGCAGGCCATCAGCGAACTCGTGGCCGAAGGAAAACTGGGCCGGATCCAGGGGCACGGGACCTTCGTGGCGCCGCCCAAGGTCACCCATGTGCGCCAGCTGACCTCGTTTTCCGACGACGTCCGGGCCGACGGCCTGCGTCCGGATGCCAAGGTGCTGGGGCTCGGCACTGTCAAGGCAAGTCCGGAGACCGCCGGGAGGCTCGAGGTCCCGGAGGGTGGAACCGTCCACCGGCTTGAACGCATCCGGCTGATCGACGGCGAACCGCTGGCCCACGAGGTCGCCTACCTGCCCGGAAAGTTGCCGCGGTTCAAGGCGAACCTGGAGAAGTCCGGCTCCCTCTACGCGGCCCTCGCCGACGGCTACGGCATCCACATCATCGACGTCGAGGACACCGTGGAGACCGCGCTGGCGGGTCCCGAGGAGGTCCGCCTGCTCGGAATCGAAATGGGCGCGCCGTTGCTGGTGGTCCACCGGCTGGCCCGGACCGCAGCCGGGACCCCCGTGGAATGGACGCGCAGTGCCTTCCGCGGCGACCGCTTCCGCTTTGTCGCCCGGGTGAAGTCAGGCAGCTGAGTGCCGGCCGGCGGCCCGCCGCGACGTGCGGCTACTCGCCCAGGGTGGCCTTCACGAACCCGGCACTCGGGTCCGCGTAGGCCGCGAGGATGCGCTGGAACAGGGCGATGCCCTCCGTGCCCGGCCAATCCCCGGGCAGGAACCCCTCCGGCAGTCCGGGGTCCAGATACGGGATGATCCGCCACCGGTCGATGCACCGCACATACGCGGCGAAAGCGTCCGCGCTGGCCCCGGCAGGAGCTGCCGGCAGGCCGCCGCAGTGCCGGATGAAGTCGCGGTGCAGCCCCGCCACAGCGTCGAGATCCCACCAGGACGCCGCGGCGTCCTGCATGCTCCCGCCCACCAGCGGGGTGTCCGTGACGAACAGGGTGGCCATGCCGCGCAGTGACAGGTCATCGAGGATTTCCTCCACCTCGCCGCGCAGCGGATCCGGGCAGATCCACAGGCCTGCGGCCACGGTCCCGCAGCCGATCCAGTGCAGCCGCCGGCGCAGCTGGTGCCGTTTTTCACGCTCGGTCTCCGGGATGGAAAACGAGACGAGGCACCAGCGGTCCGCGGCGGACATGCTGCGGGGGTTGAAGATCCTGCGGTCGCCGCGGGCCAGCATGGCCGCGGCGCCGTCGGTGATGCCGAACCCCGCGACGCCGTCACGCGCCGCCGGAAGCACGATCTCCTTCTTCTTCAACCTGCTCAGGGCCGTGCGCGCCACCGGGCCGTCGACGTCGAGTGCCCCCATCAGTGCCAGCAGGCCGGTGGTGGGCATCCAGCCGCCCGTCCCGCGCAGGTAGAGGCCGATGACGGTGCGCAGCAGGGACGTGGTGCTCCCGGGCCGGGAGTCCATGTCGTCGAGGACGGCGCTCACAAGAGTTCGGCGAGGGCGTCGCGGATGGCCGTGATGCCCAGTTCGAGCTCCTCGTAGCCGGTGCTGAGGGGGGACAGGCCGATGCGCAGGCCGTGCGGGGGGCGGAAGTCCGGGATGACGCCTTGTTCCCACAGTTTCCGGGTGACGTCGCCGAACAGCGGGTGGTCGACGGTGATGTGCGAGCCGCGTTCGGCCGTGTCGCGCGGGCTGACGATCTCGGCGCCCAGCGGCACCAGCATTTCCTCGGCCAGGGCTGCGGCGTGTTCGGTCAGCTTGACGGATTTCTCCCGGACCGCGTCCATGCCCACGGAGGCAATGAGTTCCAGCATGTCCTTGAGCGGCTGCATGGCCAGGACGGGCGGCGTGCCGGTGATGAAGCGGCGGATTCCCTGGGCCGGGGTGTATCTGTCCGTCATGCCGAAGGGGTTCTCGGCGCCCATCCAGCCCCAGATGGGCTGCTGCAGGGCGTCCTGCCGGGCGGCGTTGACGTAGGCGAAGGCGGGGGATCCGGGCCCGCCGTTGAGGTACTTGTAGGTGCAGCCCACGGCGAGGTCCACGCCCCAGGCGTCCAGCTGCAGGGGGACGGAGCCCACGGAATGGCACAGGTCCCAGAGCATGAGCGCACCGGAGTCCTTCACCATGGCGGTGATGGCCTGGGCGTCGGCCATGAAGCCGGAGCGGTACGCAACATGGCTGAGGACGACGACGGCGGTCCGCTCGCTGAGCAGTCCCTCCAGATCGCTCGTGCGGACGCCGCTGGCGGGGTTGGAGGCGATCCACCGGATGGTGGCGCCCTTTTCCGCCGCGATGCCTTCGATGATGAAGCGGTCGGTGGGGAAGTTGTCCCGGTCAACCACGATCTCGTCGCGGCCCGGCTGCGCGTCCACGGCCGCGCGGATCAGCTTGTAGAGCATGACGGAGGTGGAATCGCCCACCGTGACCTGGCCGGCGGCGGCGCCCAGGGTGACTTCGCCGATCCGGTCGCCCACGGTGGTGGGCTCGTCCATCCACTGTTCGTCCCAGCCCCGGATGAGGCGGCTGCCCCAGGCGTCCTCCACGAACGCCGCCAGGTTCCGGGCGGTGGCCTTGAGCGGGCGTCCGAGCGAGTTGCCGTCGAGGTAGGCGGCGAGCTGCCCGCCGCCGGGGGTGTAGAAGGCTTCACGCTGGGCGGCGAGGGGGTCGGCGGCGTCGAGCTCGGCCGACGACGGGCGCTGGGTTTCCTGCACGGTGTTCATGTCTCTCCAGGGGTAGGGGTGGCCGGGGTGGCGGGGCTAGTTGCCGATCTCGGTGCGGACGGCGTAGAGCTCGGGGAAGAAGGTCAGGTCCAGGGCGCGTTTGAGGAAGTCGACGCCGGAGGAGCCGCCGGTGCCCACCTTGAAGCCGATGGTCCGCTGCACCGTGCGCATGTGCCGGAACCGCCAGGCGTGGAAGTTGTCCTCGATGTCCACCAGGTCTTCGCAGGCTTCATAGAGGCCCCACGTTGTTGCTTCCGATTCGTAGATGTCCCGGAAGATCGGAACCAGGGCCTGCTGGAAGGTCCACGGCTCGCTGGGGTCCCGCTCCAGGATTTCCGCCGGCACGGCGTAGCCGGCGCGCGCCAGGACCGCGAGGAAGGCATCGTAAAGGGTGGGCTCCTCCAGGAGCGTGCTGAGCTGGGCGTGCGCTACGGGATCGCTTTCGAAGACGCGGAGCATGTCCCGGTTCTTGTTGCCCAGGAGGAACTCCACGCCCCGGTACTGGTACGACTGGAAGCCGGACGAACTGCCCAGGAAGCCGCGGAACTCGGAATACTCGCGCGGGGTCAGCGTGCCAAGAACGGACCACTGCTCGGTCATGGTGCGCTGGATGGCCTTGACGCGGGCGATGCACTTCAGTGCCTTGCCGAGATTGTCGGCGCCGAGCAGCCGCCGGGCCTCCAGCAGTTCGTGCAGGACGAGCTTGAGCCACAGTTCA contains:
- a CDS encoding DUF2092 domain-containing protein, with amino-acid sequence MRTWQHWLPAALVPLGLAAATLAASLQAGAAVTLPEKSTAEILAMIGTSDVRALSGTLEQNSELGLPELPRTGPTAVPGAASVLELLSGSHTARVYLDSPDKARLQILDQLAERDVVLNGSELWLYNSADNSAAHAQLPAAKLPAAGLPESRIPRPAGPLPSRPAMPIPEQLAQHFLAAVEPSTEVTVGQPSRVAGRSAYHLVLNPRSTETLVESVAIDVDSETGLPLGVELRARGQAEPAFSLAFTELSLAVPDAGLFSFVPPPGATVEELAAPAKPAVPPTPGTKPADPAVPPLPETPGGPAAGGVTVSGSGWDTVIGLPPGTVAFGADPLLAQATQAVPGGRAVSTALATALLLDDGRVYAGMVPLERLQSAAMTR
- a CDS encoding SIS domain-containing protein, with translation MTVTSPSPTPALPGTRMAGEISEQPLVLARVLKEGLEAFRGMAAIIRKAKPRFVLLAARGTSDHAALYAKYLIEISMGLPVGLASPSTLTAYGATPALDGVLWLAVSQSGGSPDLVESTAAARRCGALTVALTNSPGSNLAQAAEHHLDILAGSETAVAATKSYTAQLLALWLLIDAWRGGTGTRAAGLQDWAASVLDDDTVLDLAGRYRFADRIITTGRGYSYPTAREGALKLMETSYLPAQAFSGADLLHGPFAMIDAQHPVIAVVPEGIGGDAMRPVLERLSGRGAHVCIVGDPAAAASGGLVIPLPGGVPEELSPILQILPLQRLALALSVARGNDPDAPRGLLKVTETW
- a CDS encoding N-acetylglucosamine kinase, with protein sequence MTPAVLGLHIGGSKTHALKAASGADTAAGEGVELTEDSANLASLGHQRADAVLRRIAAELGDGVQAVYAGAAGADTPANRAVLAALLTEHFPGARIDVVHDTRIILAASGLQSGAVLVAGTGSVAWGLTPDGREARAGGYGYLLGDEGGGYSVVRDAVRETLREYYAGLEPGPLAQALLSATTSADPLQLMDLYYRKPEPRYWAGLSSLVFELAAAGDREAAHIVADAAYALAALARQVHGSLGTELPLILAGGLLLKHPELAAAVARKLEPEDPGKVRLLERAPVHGAVELARRGLAQAGA
- a CDS encoding GntR family transcriptional regulator → MSADAVPALPKYYLLKTEILQLIAQEPPGAMIPTERALAERYKTSRTTVRQAISELVAEGKLGRIQGHGTFVAPPKVTHVRQLTSFSDDVRADGLRPDAKVLGLGTVKASPETAGRLEVPEGGTVHRLERIRLIDGEPLAHEVAYLPGKLPRFKANLEKSGSLYAALADGYGIHIIDVEDTVETALAGPEEVRLLGIEMGAPLLVVHRLARTAAGTPVEWTRSAFRGDRFRFVARVKSGS
- a CDS encoding PaaX family transcriptional regulator C-terminal domain-containing protein, whose protein sequence is MSAVLDDMDSRPGSTTSLLRTVIGLYLRGTGGWMPTTGLLALMGALDVDGPVARTALSRLKKKEIVLPAARDGVAGFGITDGAAAMLARGDRRIFNPRSMSAADRWCLVSFSIPETEREKRHQLRRRLHWIGCGTVAAGLWICPDPLRGEVEEILDDLSLRGMATLFVTDTPLVGGSMQDAAASWWDLDAVAGLHRDFIRHCGGLPAAPAGASADAFAAYVRCIDRWRIIPYLDPGLPEGFLPGDWPGTEGIALFQRILAAYADPSAGFVKATLGE
- a CDS encoding kynureninase — its product is MNTVQETQRPSSAELDAADPLAAQREAFYTPGGGQLAAYLDGNSLGRPLKATARNLAAFVEDAWGSRLIRGWDEQWMDEPTTVGDRIGEVTLGAAAGQVTVGDSTSVMLYKLIRAAVDAQPGRDEIVVDRDNFPTDRFIIEGIAAEKGATIRWIASNPASGVRTSDLEGLLSERTAVVVLSHVAYRSGFMADAQAITAMVKDSGALMLWDLCHSVGSVPLQLDAWGVDLAVGCTYKYLNGGPGSPAFAYVNAARQDALQQPIWGWMGAENPFGMTDRYTPAQGIRRFITGTPPVLAMQPLKDMLELIASVGMDAVREKSVKLTEHAAALAEEMLVPLGAEIVSPRDTAERGSHITVDHPLFGDVTRKLWEQGVIPDFRPPHGLRIGLSPLSTGYEELELGITAIRDALAELL